One Algibacter sp. L3A6 genomic region harbors:
- the recG gene encoding ATP-dependent DNA helicase RecG: MKSNYLQTPIDYLKGVGPNRADLLRKELGIHTYQDLINLFPNRYIDRTQYYKIKGLQPNTAEIQVIGKITKFTEVAQKRGKRLVATFVDDTGAMELVWFRGQKWIRENLKLNTEYVAFGKTNAFGGKYSMPHPDLEPLEEHEKNMRSAMQPVYPSTEKLSNKGVSNRMISKIMQQIFIDTNGRFVETLSQNLLSELKLISKSEALFNIHFPKSQELLSKAQFRLKFEELFYIQLQLIIKNLIHKSKIKGFPFDKVGTYFNTFFKNHLPFDLTGAQKRVLKEIRADLGSNAQMNRLLQGDVGSGKTIVAFMSTLMALDNGFQACLMAPTEILSVQHYNGLLDLSKDLNISIEILTGSTKTSKRKIIHEKLESGELQLLIGTHALLEDKVKFKNLGLAIIDEQHRFGVAQRSKLWHKNTSPPHVLVMTATPIPRTLAMSVYGDLDISVIDELPPGRKSIKTVHRYDKNRLNVFRFIRDEIKLGRQVYVVYPLIKENEKMDYKDLMDGHESLSRDFPMPEYQISIVHGKMKPADKEYEMQRFIKGETQIMVATTVIEVGVNVPNASVMIIESAERFGLSQLHQLRGRVGRGAEQSYCILMTGYKLSQDSKKRLETMVKTNDGFEIAEVDLRLRGPGDIMGTQQSGVLNLKIADIIKDNDILQHARYHAKNILNKDKSLSAPENLPILNTYKSLSKYKNIWNYIS; the protein is encoded by the coding sequence GTGAAAAGTAATTACCTGCAAACCCCCATAGATTATTTAAAAGGCGTAGGCCCGAATCGCGCAGATTTACTGCGGAAAGAACTCGGTATTCATACCTATCAAGATTTAATAAATCTATTTCCAAATCGCTACATAGACCGCACGCAATACTATAAAATAAAGGGTTTACAACCCAATACAGCCGAAATTCAAGTTATTGGAAAAATAACCAAATTTACCGAAGTGGCGCAAAAACGAGGCAAACGCCTAGTAGCTACTTTTGTTGACGACACAGGCGCGATGGAATTAGTTTGGTTTCGAGGTCAAAAATGGATTCGCGAGAACTTAAAATTGAACACAGAATACGTTGCTTTTGGAAAAACCAATGCCTTTGGCGGGAAATACAGTATGCCGCACCCGGATTTAGAGCCGTTAGAAGAACATGAAAAAAACATGCGTTCGGCCATGCAACCCGTTTATCCTTCCACGGAAAAACTTTCGAATAAAGGGGTTTCAAATCGAATGATTAGTAAAATAATGCAGCAAATTTTTATTGATACAAACGGAAGATTTGTTGAAACTTTATCTCAAAACTTACTTTCAGAATTAAAATTAATAAGCAAAAGTGAAGCGCTTTTTAATATCCATTTCCCGAAGAGTCAGGAGCTACTTTCTAAGGCTCAATTTCGATTAAAATTCGAAGAGTTATTTTATATTCAATTGCAATTAATTATTAAAAATTTAATTCATAAATCTAAAATAAAAGGGTTTCCGTTTGATAAAGTCGGCACATATTTTAACACCTTTTTTAAAAACCATTTACCCTTCGATTTAACAGGGGCACAAAAACGCGTTTTAAAAGAAATTAGAGCAGATTTAGGCAGTAATGCGCAAATGAATCGCCTTTTACAGGGTGATGTAGGCTCAGGAAAGACCATAGTAGCCTTCATGTCAACATTAATGGCACTTGACAACGGTTTCCAAGCTTGCTTAATGGCTCCGACTGAAATTTTGTCAGTCCAGCACTATAACGGATTACTAGATCTATCTAAAGACTTAAATATCAGTATAGAGATACTCACAGGCTCAACTAAAACTTCAAAACGAAAAATTATTCATGAAAAGTTAGAAAGTGGCGAATTACAGCTTTTAATTGGCACACATGCCTTACTTGAAGATAAAGTAAAATTTAAAAATTTAGGCCTCGCTATTATAGATGAACAACATCGATTTGGAGTTGCTCAGCGAAGTAAATTGTGGCACAAAAACACATCGCCTCCACATGTTTTAGTGATGACGGCCACCCCAATTCCGCGAACCTTAGCCATGTCTGTTTATGGTGATTTAGACATCTCTGTAATCGACGAATTACCACCCGGTAGAAAGTCGATAAAAACAGTACATCGTTATGATAAAAACAGGCTAAATGTTTTCCGTTTTATTCGTGATGAAATTAAATTAGGCCGTCAAGTTTATGTAGTCTACCCTTTGATTAAGGAAAACGAAAAAATGGATTATAAAGATTTGATGGATGGACACGAAAGCCTCTCTAGAGATTTTCCTATGCCAGAATATCAAATCTCCATTGTTCATGGAAAAATGAAGCCGGCTGATAAAGAATACGAAATGCAACGCTTTATAAAAGGCGAAACTCAAATTATGGTTGCAACTACCGTAATTGAAGTTGGTGTGAACGTACCAAACGCTTCAGTAATGATTATTGAAAGCGCCGAACGTTTTGGTTTATCGCAACTACACCAATTGCGCGGACGCGTTGGTCGTGGAGCAGAACAAAGTTATTGTATTTTAATGACGGGCTACAAACTAAGCCAAGACAGCAAAAAGCGTTTAGAAACCATGGTTAAAACCAATGATGGCTTTGAGATTGCAGAGGTAGATTTACGACTTCGCGGCCCTGGAGATATCATGGGCACACAACAAAGTGGTGTTTTAAACCTTAAAATTGCCGATATCATTAAGGATAACGATATTTTACAACATGCTAGATATCATGCTAAAAACATACTCAACAAAGATAAAAGCTTATCGGCTCCAGAAAACCTACCTATTTTAAATACTTATAAATCGTTAAGTAAGTATAAAAACATTTGGAATTATATTAGTTAG
- a CDS encoding tRNA-(ms[2]io[6]A)-hydroxylase, producing MLGLKLATDPRWVNIVESNIEEILTDHAWCEQKAATNAITIVTLNPEYDDLVTDLLELAKEELEHFQMVHEIIKKRGFKLGRERKDSYVNELYKFMNKGGNRLQSMVDRLLFSAMIEARSCERFKLLSEKIKDPELSKFYHDLMVSEAGHYTLFIGFARKYGKSINVDKRWQELIDFEAEVIQNYGKQETIHG from the coding sequence ATGCTTGGTTTAAAATTAGCAACAGACCCGCGATGGGTAAACATTGTAGAATCTAATATTGAAGAAATATTAACCGACCATGCTTGGTGCGAACAAAAGGCCGCAACCAACGCTATTACTATAGTCACACTAAATCCTGAATATGACGATTTAGTAACCGATTTGCTAGAATTAGCAAAAGAAGAACTAGAACACTTCCAAATGGTGCATGAGATTATAAAAAAACGCGGTTTTAAGCTCGGACGTGAACGAAAAGATAGTTACGTTAACGAACTATACAAATTTATGAATAAGGGCGGAAATCGCCTGCAATCGATGGTAGATCGTTTATTATTCTCTGCCATGATAGAAGCTAGAAGTTGCGAGCGCTTTAAATTACTTTCAGAAAAAATTAAAGATCCAGAATTATCTAAATTCTACCACGACCTTATGGTTAGTGAAGCCGGGCATTACACTCTATTTATTGGCTTCGCTAGAAAGTATGGAAAATCTATAAATGTGGATAAACGCTGGCAAGAATTAATAGATTTTGAAGCAGAAGTTATTCAAAACTACGGAAAACAAGAAACCATACACGGTTAG
- a CDS encoding PorP/SprF family type IX secretion system membrane protein gives MKLKLSILLVLSCFYFKANAQDPVFSQYFLVPETLNPGFSGFEDAAYFGVIHRTQWPSLDLRVNTEYAFYNTWIENLGGIGFSIMNQHENNTNYNHLQANLNFAYHVELSNDWYFRPAIEAGFGQKSFNFNNILLSDQININSGIINPNSADPLAPNANDKIMFMDFTAGFVFDKRNLRNDTDLWLGASIKHLNKPNISFVENGNVPLDIFYSIHANYKFPYFDRNDMLLSMNYMQQGAYNRLDIGTNIQLQKLLLGATAVTNPAKNDANSHLLTSVNTFIGLEMENLRFGFSYDINTTNIGRTDGVFEFSITYLTGCLTCRNPANLERRK, from the coding sequence ATGAAATTAAAACTCTCAATACTATTAGTCTTAAGTTGCTTTTATTTTAAAGCGAACGCACAAGACCCCGTTTTTTCACAGTACTTTCTGGTACCTGAAACATTAAACCCAGGGTTTTCAGGGTTTGAAGACGCTGCTTATTTCGGTGTGATTCATCGCACGCAGTGGCCTAGCCTAGATTTACGCGTCAATACAGAATACGCATTCTATAACACATGGATTGAAAACCTCGGCGGTATTGGGTTTAGCATCATGAATCAGCATGAAAACAATACCAATTACAACCATTTACAGGCTAATTTAAATTTTGCATATCATGTAGAATTATCGAACGATTGGTATTTTAGACCTGCAATTGAAGCTGGTTTTGGTCAGAAATCCTTTAATTTTAACAACATTCTTTTATCCGATCAAATCAATATTAATTCTGGTATTATTAACCCGAATAGTGCCGACCCATTAGCACCAAATGCCAACGATAAAATTATGTTTATGGATTTTACAGCAGGTTTTGTTTTCGATAAAAGAAACCTACGAAACGACACCGATTTATGGCTTGGTGCTTCCATAAAACACCTTAATAAACCTAATATTTCTTTTGTTGAAAACGGTAATGTACCCTTAGATATTTTTTATTCCATACATGCCAATTACAAATTTCCGTATTTTGATCGTAATGATATGCTTCTGTCCATGAATTACATGCAACAAGGCGCTTACAATCGTTTAGACATTGGCACAAACATCCAATTACAAAAACTATTATTAGGCGCAACAGCGGTTACCAATCCAGCAAAAAACGATGCGAATAGTCATTTATTAACCTCCGTAAATACTTTTATTGGTTTAGAAATGGAGAATTTACGATTTGGATTTTCTTATGATATCAATACCACAAATATTGGTAGAACAGATGGTGTTTTTGAATTTTCAATCACCTATTTAACAGGTTGCTTAACCTGTAGAAACCCAGCAAATTTAGAACGCAGAAAGTAA
- a CDS encoding M1 family metallopeptidase produces MRLYFILIFMVFNCAFGQQTEYVNFTVAQAHIAFGDLTKKEVEGEITYQFEILKNTDSVYIDAKNFKAISYVLDNRFSGSDYDGNHLILRGDFKAGSNHTVVISFENQPKKAMYFIDWEYPEGNKQVWTQGQGKYTSNWLPSFDDKNEKVVFDLSISFRKDYQVIANGNLVNKEVSDGFATWYYDMQKPMSSYLLAIAIGKYSKNQEVSKSNKPLEMYYYPEDSLKLESTYRYTKQMFDFLEDEIGVTYPWQNYKQIPVKDFLYAGMENTSTTLFSDAFVVDSIGFVDKNYVNVNAHELAHQWFGDLVTETSGTHHWLQEGFATYYALLAEREVFGHAYYFGRLYEYAQELLAQDQAGESTSLLNPKSSSVTFYKKGAWVLHMLRERVGDEAFKLGVKNYLLKYQFKNVETKNFIDEVELASGKNLNLFVENYLINTEFFKGELIQQSETILKNLRNKNDIFSCKSASINQKSFAKWDLLYGSLSDFARMDYFKRLVKDSLIDETNLFRGVLNSKDIKIRQLVAQTLTKIPTTLQAEYETLLNDDSYSTIETALFNLWVNFPRKRSLYLDKTEDVQGFNDKNVRQLWLTLALVTENYESENKSKYFDELTNYTGSNYGFETRQNAFQYLHQIQACNTLCHKNLEKASSHHNWRFSKFAKTLLKAE; encoded by the coding sequence ATGAGATTGTATTTTATTTTAATTTTTATGGTTTTTAATTGTGCGTTTGGGCAACAAACCGAATACGTTAATTTCACTGTAGCTCAAGCTCATATTGCTTTTGGCGATTTAACTAAAAAAGAAGTTGAGGGCGAGATCACTTATCAATTTGAGATCTTAAAAAATACGGATTCAGTATATATTGATGCTAAAAACTTCAAGGCTATATCTTATGTTTTGGATAATCGGTTTTCGGGAAGTGATTACGATGGTAATCATTTGATTTTGAGGGGTGATTTTAAGGCTGGTTCAAATCATACCGTTGTTATTTCATTTGAAAACCAGCCTAAAAAAGCCATGTATTTTATAGATTGGGAATACCCTGAAGGTAATAAGCAGGTTTGGACACAGGGTCAGGGGAAATATACAAGTAATTGGCTGCCTAGTTTTGATGATAAGAACGAGAAGGTGGTGTTCGATTTAAGCATTTCGTTTCGTAAAGATTATCAGGTTATAGCAAACGGAAACCTTGTAAATAAAGAGGTTTCGGACGGTTTTGCTACTTGGTATTACGATATGCAGAAACCAATGTCGAGTTATTTATTAGCGATTGCAATAGGTAAATACAGTAAAAATCAAGAAGTTTCTAAAAGTAATAAACCGTTAGAAATGTATTATTATCCGGAAGATTCCTTAAAATTAGAGTCCACATACCGCTACACCAAACAGATGTTCGATTTTTTAGAAGATGAAATTGGAGTGACGTATCCTTGGCAAAATTACAAGCAAATTCCTGTAAAAGATTTTCTTTATGCTGGCATGGAAAACACGAGTACAACCTTGTTTTCGGATGCTTTTGTGGTAGACTCTATTGGTTTTGTAGATAAAAACTATGTAAACGTTAATGCGCATGAGTTAGCGCACCAATGGTTTGGCGATTTGGTAACCGAAACTTCAGGTACTCATCATTGGTTACAGGAGGGTTTCGCGACTTATTACGCGCTTTTGGCAGAACGTGAGGTGTTTGGACACGCTTATTATTTTGGGCGTTTATATGAGTACGCACAAGAATTATTAGCGCAAGATCAGGCCGGTGAAAGCACCTCGCTTTTAAATCCAAAATCGAGTAGCGTTACATTTTACAAAAAAGGGGCTTGGGTGCTGCATATGTTGCGTGAGCGTGTTGGTGATGAGGCTTTTAAATTGGGGGTGAAGAATTATTTATTAAAATATCAATTCAAAAATGTTGAAACTAAAAATTTTATAGATGAAGTAGAACTTGCTAGTGGTAAGAATTTAAATTTATTTGTTGAAAATTATTTAATTAATACAGAGTTTTTTAAGGGAGAATTAATACAGCAGTCCGAAACTATATTGAAAAATTTAAGAAATAAAAACGACATTTTTTCTTGTAAGTCCGCATCTATTAATCAAAAAAGTTTTGCTAAATGGGATTTGCTTTATGGAAGTCTGAGCGATTTTGCGCGTATGGATTATTTTAAAAGACTTGTGAAAGATTCATTGATTGATGAAACTAATTTATTTCGAGGGGTTTTGAATTCTAAAGACATCAAAATACGTCAGTTAGTAGCTCAGACTTTAACTAAAATTCCAACAACATTACAAGCCGAATATGAAACGCTTTTAAATGATGATTCTTACTCAACCATAGAGACAGCCTTATTTAATTTATGGGTAAATTTTCCGCGTAAGCGAAGCCTTTATTTGGATAAAACAGAAGATGTTCAGGGGTTTAATGATAAAAATGTAAGGCAGCTTTGGTTAACGCTAGCTTTGGTGACTGAAAATTATGAGTCTGAAAATAAATCAAAATATTTTGATGAGTTAACAAATTATACAGGTTCTAATTATGGTTTTGAAACGCGCCAAAATGCTTTTCAATACTTACATCAAATACAAGCTTGTAATACGCTTTGCCATAAAAACTTAGAAAAAGCATCTTCGCATCATAATTGGAGGTTTTCTAAGTTTGCTAAAACGTTGCTTAAAGCAGAGTGA